In Sulfuricurvum sp., the sequence TTCAGAAGCAGAAATACGGGAAAGTTCCAAAACCTTTTTTTTACTTCTACCCGGAATTTCGACAAAAAGAGGCAATCTGCCGGATGCCTTTAAATTAGTTAACGTTTCAAAATCGATGTGCAGTGTTACCGTATACGGATTTAAATTTTCGGCTTCAAATTCAAAATTTCCTGCTTTATTTTGATCCGCACTTAAAATAACGCTGTTCCGGGAGCCGATTCTCGCAATTTTTTTCACTCCTGATACTTCAGAGCGTTTTAAAATCCGTAAATGTTCTTCGTAGGCTTGTTCTTGTTCAAGGGCAAATTGAATACTTTTTTGTTCCAACTCCTGCTCGGCACTTAAAGCTTCAATGCTTTTAATCGAATGATGGGGATAATTCTTTTGATAGAAGGCAATAACTTCGGCACGGATACGAGGATTGTGGAGCGGATCCATCGGAACGGAAATCAAATCTTCAAAACTCTTTTTGTCTGACTGCGTTATTGCGGTATTCAAGGATTTGCGGTACAGCGCGTCAATCGATTCTTTGGTGCGCGATAGCGTCCGTAAATCTTTCAAATAAGCACTCAATACCTCATTATCAATCTGTTTTGCACCGGAGAGCTCATTGCCGACAACCAATGTCGCTTCAACACTGTCCAAAAAATTGCGCAAAATATTTTTGTTGGGCTCCATAATAGGTTGTTGACTCAGTTTTTCAATCGAGACGGTACTTTTTTGCAGAGGCTCAGCCAAAGTATTATAGACAACAGGCGCAGGTTCGGCGTGAAGCGTCAAAAAAACGAGAAAAAGCAACATTGCGACACGTACCAAAACCAACTCCATTTTTTTTTAATTCTATCATTATTGCTCTAAGAGTATAATATCGTCAATTTTAACTGTGGGGTAAAGAATGTCCAAAGGTATTTTAGAAGTAATGAAACCTGGTGTACTGTTCGGTGATGATGTTCAAAAACTATTTGAAATTGCAAAAGAAGAGGGATTTGCACTCCCAGCGGTCAATGTAGTCAATACTGATTCGATCAACGGTGTCCTCGAAGCGGCTAAACTGGTTAACTCACCGGTCATTATCCAATTCTCCAACGGCGGAGCAAGTTACTACGCAGGAAAAGGGCTCAGCAATGAGGATGAAAAAGCGGCTATCGTCGGAGCAATCGCCGGAGCAAGACACGTTCACATGATGGCTGAAGCCTACGGTATTCCCGTAATTTTGCATACCGACCATGCCGCTCGTCATCTTCTTCCATGGATCGATGCCCTTCTCGATGCAGGTGAAAAGCATTTTGAACAATACGGTAAACCCCTCTTCAGTTCACATATGCTCGATCTCTCCGAAGAGAGCTTGGAACAAAACGTGGCAACGTGTGTAGAATACATGAAACGTATGTCTAAAATCGGTATGACTTTGGAGATCGAACTCGGTGTTACCGGTGGAGAAGAAGACGGTGTCGATAATAGTAATATCGATAATGCCCTACTCTACACTCAGCCTGAAGATGTTGCATATGCATATGAGCGACTCAGCGCAGTGAGCAACCGATTCACCATTGCCGCTTCATTCGGAAACGTCCACGGTGTTTACAAACCGGGTAACGTCGTCCTCACTCCGATCATCCTCAACAACTCCCAAAAATACATCAGAGAAAAATTCGCTACCGCATCCGATAAACCGGTAAACTTCGTATTCCACGGCGGTTCAGGGTCTACCCACGAAGAGATCCGTGAAGCGATCAGCTACGGCGTTATCAAAATGAACATCGATACCGACACCCAATGGGCGACATGGGAAGGGGTAAAAGATTATTATGAGAAATACAAAGATTATCTCCAAGGACAAATCGGAAATCCTGAAGGGGAAGAAAAACCGAATAAAAAATATTATGACCCGAGAAAATGGTTGCGAGACGGACAAAAAACGTTAATTAATCGTGTGAAAGTAGCATTTGAAGATTTGAACGCTATTAATAGAAACTAAGCAGTATTGCCTCGAAAGAGGCAAACAAACCAAAGGGTGAATTCCCCTCGGTATTTATATCTGATTATTTATTTAGAGTAAGTGATTTTCGCTTTTGCGCGTAAGTCAGCCATTTTTTTATCCATATAGGCTTTAAATTTATCCATTTTCAAACGCTGCTCGATAAAGTTTTTAACATCATCAAATCCAAGTTTTTTAGCCGCTTTTCTGTCTTCGACATAGATAACGTGATATCCGAATTGGCTTTGAACCGGAGTAGAGGATATCGTTCCCTCTTTCATTGCGAATGCGGCATCGTTAAACGACGGTACCATTTGTCCGCGGGGGAAGTATCCGAGGTCTCCCCCTTTTGCCGCGCTCGGTCCTGTTGATTTCGATTTCGCCTGTGCGATAAACTCATTTCTCAATCGATCTCCGCTGAGCCCTTTCATACTTTTGATAATCGCGTTGGCTTCCGCTTCTGTTTTTACCAAGATATGGCGTGCGTGGATCTTCTCTTTATCCACGAACTCATCCGGGTTTGCATCGAAATAGGCTTTAACTTCTTTCGCATCGATTTTAATCGATTCGAATTGTTGTTGTTCCCATACTTTTGCCGCCAGTTGTACTTTTAGTCGGTTGACCAGGTTCTCTAATTCTTGTTTGTACTCTTTGGTATCCAGTACTCCTGTTTTTTGAGCATCGTCGTATACCAGCTCCTGGGCTATCATCCCTTCGATGATCCGTTGGCGCAATTCGTTTTGTTTATCCGCCGGAAGAGAATCGAATCGACCCTGTGTCCCCTCTAGCAATACTTTATTCACTTCATCCGATGTAATCTCATCGCCGTTGACGGTCGCCAATACGGCTGCAGATGCACTCGCTCCACTCAACAATAAACCCAAAATCCAAGCGCTGTAATATCGCTTCATTGTTATCCTTGTGTTGTTCCCCT encodes:
- a CDS encoding M23 family metallopeptidase; the encoded protein is MVRVAMLLFLVFLTLHAEPAPVVYNTLAEPLQKSTVSIEKLSQQPIMEPNKNILRNFLDSVEATLVVGNELSGAKQIDNEVLSAYLKDLRTLSRTKESIDALYRKSLNTAITQSDKKSFEDLISVPMDPLHNPRIRAEVIAFYQKNYPHHSIKSIEALSAEQELEQKSIQFALEQEQAYEEHLRILKRSEVSGVKKIARIGSRNSVILSADQNKAGNFEFEAENLNPYTVTLHIDFETLTNLKASGRLPLFVEIPGRSKKKVLELSRISASEGVDYRSSYGWVRGSAFAVHQDDYLYKLPFIKGSEVVVSQGYNGETSHKGLSAYAVDFPVPVGTPVYAAREGIVVGAEGSNNFGGASPEYRQYANYVIIEHSDGTMGNYYHLKQGGVAVSIGQKVSKGDLIGYSGNTGYTSGPHLHFSVSKVDPLSMRRPMNLPIKMQTAQGIVTLPQKGDRYTVQ
- the fbaA gene encoding class II fructose-bisphosphate aldolase, which gives rise to MSKGILEVMKPGVLFGDDVQKLFEIAKEEGFALPAVNVVNTDSINGVLEAAKLVNSPVIIQFSNGGASYYAGKGLSNEDEKAAIVGAIAGARHVHMMAEAYGIPVILHTDHAARHLLPWIDALLDAGEKHFEQYGKPLFSSHMLDLSEESLEQNVATCVEYMKRMSKIGMTLEIELGVTGGEEDGVDNSNIDNALLYTQPEDVAYAYERLSAVSNRFTIAASFGNVHGVYKPGNVVLTPIILNNSQKYIREKFATASDKPVNFVFHGGSGSTHEEIREAISYGVIKMNIDTDTQWATWEGVKDYYEKYKDYLQGQIGNPEGEEKPNKKYYDPRKWLRDGQKTLINRVKVAFEDLNAINRN
- a CDS encoding peptidylprolyl isomerase; the encoded protein is MKRYYSAWILGLLLSGASASAAVLATVNGDEITSDEVNKVLLEGTQGRFDSLPADKQNELRQRIIEGMIAQELVYDDAQKTGVLDTKEYKQELENLVNRLKVQLAAKVWEQQQFESIKIDAKEVKAYFDANPDEFVDKEKIHARHILVKTEAEANAIIKSMKGLSGDRLRNEFIAQAKSKSTGPSAAKGGDLGYFPRGQMVPSFNDAAFAMKEGTISSTPVQSQFGYHVIYVEDRKAAKKLGFDDVKNFIEQRLKMDKFKAYMDKKMADLRAKAKITYSK